Proteins from a genomic interval of Rhodothermus marinus:
- a CDS encoding 50S ribosomal protein L25, whose translation MATITIEAKPRETGKRAARAIRREGWVPCILYGHHVEPVPFQMLESKLRPLIYTTETHLVKLQLNDRTWDCILKDVEFHPVTDRPLHADFQVLRAEEKVTVTVPVQIVGTAIGVQRGGVLQIVTHELEVTCLPKDIPAHIDIDVSNLDIGDAIHVGDLQFEGLEFEDAPDQTVVVIAAPQVGGVETEGAEGEAEAGTGTSA comes from the coding sequence ATGGCGACCATTACCATCGAGGCCAAACCGCGGGAGACCGGAAAGCGGGCTGCTCGGGCCATCCGGCGCGAGGGATGGGTTCCCTGCATTCTCTATGGCCACCACGTGGAGCCCGTTCCCTTCCAGATGCTCGAGTCGAAGCTCCGGCCGCTTATCTACACGACCGAAACGCACCTGGTGAAACTCCAGCTCAACGACAGGACCTGGGACTGCATCCTGAAGGATGTGGAGTTTCACCCGGTGACCGATCGGCCCCTGCACGCCGACTTCCAGGTGCTCCGGGCGGAAGAGAAGGTCACCGTGACGGTGCCGGTGCAGATCGTGGGCACGGCCATCGGCGTGCAGCGCGGTGGTGTGCTGCAGATCGTGACGCACGAGCTGGAGGTGACTTGCCTGCCCAAGGACATCCCCGCCCACATCGACATCGACGTCTCGAACCTGGACATCGGCGACGCGATCCACGTGGGCGACCTGCAGTTCGAAGGACTGGAGTTCGAGGACGCCCCGGACCAGACCGTGGTGGTCATCGCCGCGCCGCAGGTGGGTGGTGTGGAAACGGAAGGCGCGGAAGGTGAAGCCGAAGCGGGCACCGGGACGAGCGCCTGA
- a CDS encoding P1 family peptidase, which translates to MRVYSIGRHFVKRSLCKVVYGVLLLSWSAGALGQSAERPRARELGIAPGIFRPGPLNAITDVPGVRVGHVTLILGDSVRTGATAILPHGGNLFQEKVPAGIAVGNGFGKLMGSTQVIELGEIETPIMLTNTLSVPQAAEAILTWTLRQPGNETVRSVNPVVGETNDGFLNNIRARVLRAEHILQAIEQASDGPVSEGNVGAGTGTIAFGWKGGIGTSSRVLPEVLGGYTVGVLVQANFGGILHILGVPVGKELGRYYLKEVVEDTSADGSIMIVIATDAPLSDRNLTRLARRAFLGVARTGSPMTNGSGDYAIAFSTAPEVRRTPERRAGVGTYRELSNDRMSPLFQAVVEATEEAIYNALFRAETMEGYRGRVEALPLDRVQEILRKYGRLP; encoded by the coding sequence ATGCGAGTATATTCAATCGGAAGGCACTTCGTCAAACGATCCCTCTGCAAAGTGGTTTACGGTGTGTTGCTGCTGAGCTGGAGCGCAGGGGCGCTGGGCCAGTCTGCCGAGCGCCCCCGGGCCCGCGAGCTGGGCATTGCGCCGGGTATTTTCCGGCCCGGACCGTTGAACGCGATCACCGACGTACCCGGTGTGCGGGTGGGGCACGTCACGCTGATTCTGGGCGATTCGGTGCGTACGGGCGCCACGGCCATCCTGCCGCACGGCGGCAACCTGTTTCAGGAGAAAGTGCCGGCCGGCATTGCCGTGGGCAACGGTTTCGGCAAGCTCATGGGCAGCACGCAGGTCATCGAACTGGGCGAGATCGAAACGCCCATCATGCTGACCAACACGCTTTCGGTGCCGCAGGCGGCCGAGGCGATTCTGACCTGGACGCTCCGCCAGCCCGGCAACGAAACCGTGCGCTCGGTCAATCCGGTGGTGGGCGAGACGAACGACGGTTTTCTGAACAACATCCGGGCGCGGGTGTTGCGCGCCGAGCACATCCTGCAGGCCATCGAGCAGGCCAGCGACGGTCCGGTGTCCGAGGGTAACGTGGGGGCCGGTACCGGCACGATCGCCTTCGGCTGGAAGGGCGGCATCGGTACCAGTTCGCGCGTGCTGCCCGAGGTGCTGGGCGGCTATACGGTGGGCGTGCTCGTGCAGGCGAACTTCGGAGGGATCCTGCACATCCTGGGCGTGCCGGTGGGGAAGGAGCTGGGACGCTATTATCTGAAAGAGGTGGTCGAGGACACGTCGGCCGACGGCTCCATCATGATCGTGATCGCTACCGACGCGCCGCTTTCGGACCGGAACCTGACGCGGCTGGCCCGACGCGCGTTTCTGGGCGTAGCGCGAACCGGCTCGCCCATGACGAACGGCTCCGGCGACTACGCCATCGCCTTCTCTACCGCGCCCGAGGTGCGGCGCACGCCGGAGCGTCGGGCCGGCGTGGGCACCTACCGGGAGCTGTCCAACGACCGCATGTCGCCGCTTTTCCAGGCCGTGGTGGAGGCCACCGAAGAGGCGATCTACAATGCGCTGTTCCGGGCCGAGACGATGGAAGGCTACCGGGGACGGGTCGAGGCGCTTCCGCTGGATCGGGTGCAGGAGATTCTGCGAAAGTACGGTCGGCTCCCGTGA
- a CDS encoding aspartate/glutamate racemase family protein has product MKDKVIGVIGGMGPYAGLELVRHIFDQTIAASDQEHLPVVLFSMGDRVPDRSTFLFGKTSENPAYAIAEQIRMAESVGAVVVGIPCNTAHAPSIFNVILEELARTGSRVRVLHLIEETVRFLREHYPDVKRVGVLSTLATYRLGLYRKALEAAGYEAVIADESVQETIVNRAIFDPSYGLKAQSHPVSKIARQSVLTGIEHLRQKGVEAVVLGCTELPLAVPEPEVDGIPIIDPSLALARALIRETYPEQLKPL; this is encoded by the coding sequence ATGAAAGATAAAGTCATCGGCGTGATCGGTGGGATGGGCCCCTACGCGGGGCTGGAACTGGTCCGCCACATCTTCGACCAGACCATTGCCGCTTCCGACCAGGAGCACCTGCCCGTCGTGCTGTTTTCGATGGGCGACCGCGTGCCCGATCGGAGCACGTTTCTTTTTGGCAAAACATCCGAGAACCCGGCCTACGCCATTGCCGAGCAGATCCGGATGGCCGAGTCGGTCGGGGCCGTCGTCGTCGGAATCCCCTGCAACACGGCACACGCCCCGAGTATTTTCAATGTAATCCTGGAAGAACTGGCCCGCACGGGCAGCCGCGTGCGCGTGCTGCACCTGATCGAGGAGACCGTACGCTTTCTGCGCGAGCACTATCCAGACGTCAAGCGCGTGGGTGTACTCTCGACGCTGGCCACCTACCGGCTCGGGCTCTACCGGAAAGCCCTGGAAGCCGCCGGCTACGAAGCGGTGATCGCCGACGAAAGCGTGCAGGAGACCATCGTCAACCGGGCCATCTTCGACCCCTCCTACGGCCTCAAAGCCCAGAGCCATCCGGTCTCCAAGATTGCACGCCAGAGCGTACTGACAGGCATCGAGCACCTGCGCCAGAAAGGCGTCGAGGCGGTCGTGCTGGGCTGCACCGAACTGCCGCTGGCCGTACCTGAACCGGAGGTGGATGGGATCCCGATCATCGACCCTTCGCTGGCGCTGGCCCGCGCCCTGATCCGGGAAACCTATCCGGAACAGCTCAAACCGCTCTGA
- a CDS encoding DUF4230 domain-containing protein, whose amino-acid sequence MRRLRWIGIGLLLAGSLWAGYRLGRWWQRLQLEEVVRRRVVTTVQQEAPASFLVVGTATVMVTVEASSHKEWLGIDLGTTTARVRVPGTVHYGFDVRALRPEMIRLRTDRVVEVVLPPLAVQAVEPQLEALEIETRVGWARLYRSSGRRMEQEALRQVNAALRRQAEAYLTDSPMPRHYAAAALRRLLVPVLAAVGIDSVQVVATPSRILVEE is encoded by the coding sequence ATGCGAAGGTTGCGCTGGATCGGGATCGGGCTGCTGCTGGCCGGAAGCCTCTGGGCAGGTTACCGGCTCGGGCGCTGGTGGCAGCGCCTGCAACTGGAGGAAGTGGTGCGCCGGCGCGTTGTGACCACGGTGCAGCAGGAGGCGCCCGCTTCGTTTCTGGTGGTGGGGACGGCCACGGTGATGGTTACCGTGGAGGCCAGCAGCCACAAAGAGTGGCTGGGGATCGATCTGGGTACGACCACGGCGCGCGTGCGCGTGCCCGGCACCGTGCACTACGGGTTCGACGTACGGGCGCTGCGGCCGGAGATGATCCGGCTGCGTACGGATCGGGTCGTAGAAGTGGTCCTGCCGCCGCTGGCCGTTCAGGCCGTCGAGCCACAGCTGGAGGCCCTGGAAATCGAGACGCGGGTGGGCTGGGCGCGCCTCTACCGGAGTAGCGGTCGTCGCATGGAGCAGGAAGCGCTTCGCCAGGTCAATGCGGCGTTGCGTCGTCAGGCCGAGGCTTACCTGACCGACAGCCCGATGCCCCGTCACTATGCCGCCGCAGCGCTGCGGCGGCTTCTGGTCCCGGTGCTGGCGGCCGTCGGCATCGACTCGGTGCAGGTGGTGGCTACGCCTTCGCGAATTCTTGTTGAGGAATAG
- the pth gene encoding aminoacyl-tRNA hydrolase, whose translation MAERALIVGLGNPGPRYAHTRHNAGFMVVDRLAERYGIAWRSEKGPSLLGWGQLEGCPAGLMKPLTYMNRSGAAVAEVVRYYRIPLERLLVVYDDIHLPPGRIRLRPGGSAGGHNGVEDIIRALGTTAFPRLRIGIGSNFERGRQADYVLSPFTEEEWPLIDEALERACRAAVTFVCEGIEAAMNRYNRIENSL comes from the coding sequence ATGGCGGAACGCGCCCTGATCGTCGGGCTGGGCAACCCGGGACCCCGCTACGCGCACACCCGGCACAATGCCGGCTTCATGGTGGTCGATCGGCTGGCCGAGCGCTACGGTATCGCCTGGCGCTCGGAAAAGGGGCCGTCGCTGCTGGGATGGGGGCAGCTGGAAGGTTGTCCGGCCGGCCTGATGAAGCCGCTCACGTATATGAACCGGAGCGGGGCGGCCGTAGCCGAGGTGGTCCGCTACTACCGCATTCCGCTGGAGCGGTTGCTCGTCGTCTACGACGACATCCACCTGCCACCCGGGCGCATCCGACTGCGGCCCGGCGGTAGTGCAGGCGGACACAACGGCGTCGAGGATATCATCCGGGCACTGGGCACCACCGCCTTCCCGCGCCTGCGCATCGGCATCGGCAGCAACTTCGAACGCGGCCGCCAGGCCGATTACGTGCTCTCGCCGTTCACCGAGGAGGAGTGGCCCCTTATCGACGAGGCGCTCGAGCGGGCCTGCCGGGCCGCCGTCACGTTTGTCTGCGAGGGCATTGAGGCCGCCATGAATCGATACAACCGCATCGAAAATTCGCTGTAG
- a CDS encoding sodium-translocating pyrophosphatase, with protein sequence MEMQVTYLVPLAGLLALLYAFVRTRWISRQDPGTPEMQQIAAAIAEGARAFLRREYSVLSIFVIVVAILLAIFNARQPGSSWLIALSFVVGAVCSATAGFIGMTVATRANVRTTNAARTGLGPALNVAFSGGLVMGLSVVGLGLLGLSLLFLLYSEVLAWDYLKVVNVISGFSLGASSIALFARVGGGIYTKAADVGADLAGKVYEGIPEDDPRNPATIADNVGDNVGDVAGMGADLFESYVGSIIGTIVLGAAFVPVFQQMDGVHPLAGVLLPMILAGAGIIVSIIGAFFVKVKEGGNPQKALNQGEFGAAFVMAVLAYFIIQWMLPDAWTAESPLIPFANYTATGVYWAVLIGLVAGVLIGLITEYYTSTHTKPTLIIARQSVTGAATNIIAGLSVGMLSTGLPAVVLALGIIGAYSAAGLYGIAIAALGMLSVTGIQLAVDAYGPISDNAGGIAEMAHLPPEVRERTDKLDAVGNTTAAIGKGFAIGSAALTALALFAAYMQQAHVPTIDVSQPNILAGVLLGAVLPFVFSALAMSAVGRAASDMIKEVGRQFREIPGLREGKARAEYARCVDISTKAAIREMILPGLLAVAAPVVVGLIDKNMLGGLLAGVTVSGVLLAIFQANAGGAWDNAKKRIEAGMEIDGVQYGKGSDAHKAAVVGDTVGDPLKDTSGPSLNILIKLIAVVSLVIAPLLA encoded by the coding sequence ATGGAGATGCAGGTTACTTACCTTGTACCACTGGCCGGATTGCTCGCGCTGCTCTATGCTTTTGTCCGCACGCGCTGGATCAGCCGCCAGGATCCGGGCACGCCGGAGATGCAGCAGATCGCGGCGGCCATTGCGGAAGGCGCCCGCGCGTTTCTCCGGCGCGAGTACAGCGTGCTGAGCATTTTCGTGATCGTCGTGGCCATCCTCCTGGCCATTTTTAATGCACGGCAACCCGGTTCGTCCTGGCTGATCGCCCTTTCGTTTGTGGTGGGCGCGGTCTGCTCGGCCACGGCCGGCTTCATCGGCATGACCGTCGCCACGCGGGCCAACGTGCGCACGACGAACGCCGCCCGCACGGGACTGGGCCCGGCGCTCAATGTGGCCTTCTCGGGCGGACTGGTCATGGGCCTGAGCGTGGTGGGGCTGGGGCTGCTGGGACTCAGCCTGCTCTTTTTGCTCTATTCCGAAGTGCTGGCCTGGGACTACCTGAAGGTAGTCAACGTCATTTCCGGCTTTTCGCTGGGCGCCTCTTCGATCGCGCTGTTTGCCCGTGTGGGTGGCGGCATCTACACGAAGGCGGCCGACGTGGGCGCCGACCTGGCCGGTAAGGTGTACGAAGGCATTCCCGAAGACGACCCGCGTAACCCGGCCACGATTGCCGACAACGTGGGGGACAACGTGGGCGACGTGGCCGGCATGGGCGCCGACCTGTTCGAGAGCTACGTGGGTTCGATTATCGGTACGATCGTGCTGGGCGCCGCTTTCGTGCCGGTCTTTCAGCAGATGGACGGCGTGCATCCGTTGGCGGGTGTGCTCCTGCCCATGATTCTGGCCGGTGCCGGCATCATCGTGTCGATCATCGGGGCCTTCTTCGTGAAGGTCAAAGAGGGGGGCAACCCGCAGAAGGCGCTGAACCAGGGCGAATTCGGCGCCGCCTTTGTGATGGCCGTGCTCGCCTACTTCATCATTCAGTGGATGCTGCCCGATGCCTGGACGGCCGAAAGCCCGCTCATTCCGTTTGCGAACTACACGGCCACGGGTGTTTACTGGGCCGTGCTGATCGGACTGGTCGCCGGCGTGCTGATCGGACTGATCACCGAGTACTACACGTCCACGCACACCAAACCGACGCTGATCATCGCCCGCCAGAGTGTGACCGGTGCGGCCACGAACATCATCGCCGGCCTGAGTGTGGGCATGCTCTCGACCGGACTGCCGGCGGTGGTGCTGGCGCTGGGTATCATCGGGGCCTATTCGGCAGCCGGCCTCTACGGCATCGCCATCGCCGCGCTGGGCATGCTCTCGGTGACGGGCATCCAGCTCGCCGTGGACGCCTACGGGCCGATCTCGGACAACGCCGGGGGGATCGCCGAGATGGCACACCTGCCGCCGGAGGTGCGTGAGCGCACCGACAAGCTGGATGCCGTGGGCAACACGACGGCCGCCATCGGGAAAGGCTTCGCCATTGGCTCGGCCGCGCTGACGGCGCTGGCGCTGTTTGCCGCCTACATGCAGCAGGCGCACGTGCCCACGATCGACGTGTCGCAGCCGAACATTCTGGCCGGTGTGCTGCTAGGTGCCGTGCTGCCTTTCGTGTTCAGCGCGCTGGCCATGAGCGCCGTAGGCCGGGCCGCCTCGGACATGATCAAAGAAGTGGGCCGCCAGTTCCGGGAGATTCCGGGACTGCGCGAGGGCAAGGCCCGCGCTGAGTATGCCCGCTGCGTGGACATCTCGACGAAGGCCGCCATCCGCGAAATGATCCTGCCGGGCCTGCTGGCCGTGGCCGCACCGGTGGTGGTGGGACTGATCGACAAGAACATGCTGGGCGGCTTGCTGGCCGGGGTGACGGTCTCGGGCGTGCTGCTGGCCATCTTCCAGGCCAACGCCGGTGGGGCCTGGGACAACGCCAAGAAGCGGATCGAAGCCGGCATGGAAATCGACGGCGTCCAGTACGGCAAGGGCAGCGACGCCCACAAGGCGGCCGTGGTGGGCGATACGGTAGGCGATCCGCTGAAGGATACCTCGGGTCCGAGCCTGAACATCCTGATCAAGCTGATCGCCGTGGTGTCGCTGGTGATTGCGCCGCTTCTGGCCTGA
- a CDS encoding ribose-phosphate diphosphokinase, which produces MLPSYRHERPIALFAGRSNPALARRIAEAYGQELGQVTIKNFSDGEIYVRYEESIRGADLFIIQSTHPGAENWIELLLMIDAARRASAARITAVIPYFGYARQERKDQPRVSIAAKLMANMLTTAGIDRLLTMDLHAPQIQGFFDVPVDHLYGSAVFAEYVQRLNIQNLVVVAPDVGALKMARSYAKRLQADLALIDKRRPRQNEAEVVNIIGEVKGKNVLLIDDIVDTAGTLTNAAKALREAGAREIYAACTHALLSGPAYERIESSVLTKLVVTDTIPLKRPSEKIEVVSVAEIFADAIRRIYTDESVSTLFVE; this is translated from the coding sequence ATGCTACCGAGCTACCGGCACGAGCGCCCCATAGCCCTGTTTGCCGGACGATCGAATCCGGCGCTGGCCCGCCGCATCGCGGAGGCGTACGGTCAGGAACTGGGCCAGGTGACGATCAAGAATTTTTCAGACGGCGAGATCTACGTCCGCTACGAAGAATCCATCCGCGGCGCCGACCTCTTCATCATTCAGAGCACGCATCCCGGCGCCGAAAACTGGATCGAGCTGTTGCTCATGATCGACGCGGCGCGTCGGGCCTCGGCGGCGCGCATCACGGCCGTCATCCCGTACTTCGGCTATGCCCGCCAGGAGCGCAAAGACCAGCCGCGCGTGTCGATTGCCGCCAAGCTCATGGCCAACATGCTCACGACGGCGGGCATCGACCGACTGCTGACGATGGACCTGCACGCGCCGCAGATCCAGGGCTTCTTTGACGTGCCGGTCGATCACCTCTACGGATCGGCCGTCTTCGCCGAGTACGTGCAGCGGCTCAACATCCAGAACCTGGTGGTGGTGGCACCCGATGTGGGCGCGCTCAAAATGGCCCGCTCCTATGCGAAGCGGCTGCAGGCAGACCTGGCTCTGATCGACAAGCGCCGCCCCCGTCAGAACGAGGCGGAAGTGGTCAACATCATCGGCGAAGTCAAAGGCAAGAACGTCCTGCTCATCGACGACATCGTCGATACGGCCGGCACACTGACCAACGCCGCAAAGGCGCTTCGCGAGGCCGGCGCCCGGGAGATCTATGCGGCCTGCACGCACGCGCTGCTGTCCGGTCCGGCCTACGAGCGCATCGAGTCGTCGGTGCTTACCAAGCTGGTGGTTACCGACACGATCCCGCTCAAGCGACCCTCCGAGAAGATCGAGGTGGTCAGCGTGGCCGAAATCTTTGCCGATGCCATCCGGCGTATCTACACGGACGAGTCAGTTTCGACACTGTTTGTAGAATAA
- the sucB gene encoding 2-oxoglutarate dehydrogenase, E2 component, dihydrolipoamide succinyltransferase, which yields MARVEVVMPKMGESITEGTVVAWLKQPGDRVEADEPLLEIGTDKVDTEVPSPASGVLKEILVPEGETVAVGTVLAVIETEAEAAAEAKPAAPAPEAAPAPEAPKTEAAAPEPEPKPEAAPEAGGEIVEVVMPKMGESITEGTVVAWLKQPGDRVEADEPLLEIGTDKVDTEVPSPASGVLKEILVPEGETVAVGTVLARIATGAPAAAVPQQPATQPTAAPEPKPEPAPTPAPQPAPAGDGAPAAGPIPRRGPDGRFYSPLVRSIAEKEGLTPEELAAIPGSGRGGRVTKQDVLQYLEQRRQRVQQPAARPAEPRPAAPPKPERPAAPRPAPQVVTGTQEGRVEIIEMDRMRQLIAEHMIRSKRTSAHVTSFAEVDVTNLVRVRERNKERFEQREGVRLTYLPFFVQAVVEALKEHPLLNASVEGTRIIVKKDYHIGIAVALGTTGLVVPVIRDAGQKNLVGLAHAIADLVQRARNKQLQPDELQGGTFTITNVGSLGSLMGTPIINQPQVAILATGAIKKRPVVIEHPELGDVIAIRHMMYLSLSYDHRIIDGAMAASFLRKVTEGLESIDPNLEL from the coding sequence ATGGCACGCGTCGAAGTGGTCATGCCCAAGATGGGCGAGAGCATTACGGAGGGGACGGTGGTGGCGTGGTTGAAGCAGCCGGGGGATCGGGTGGAGGCGGACGAGCCGTTGCTGGAGATTGGCACGGACAAGGTGGACACGGAGGTGCCGTCGCCGGCTTCGGGGGTGCTCAAGGAGATTCTGGTGCCGGAGGGCGAGACGGTGGCCGTCGGCACCGTCCTGGCCGTCATCGAAACGGAGGCGGAAGCGGCCGCCGAAGCGAAGCCAGCTGCGCCCGCGCCGGAAGCCGCCCCGGCTCCCGAAGCGCCGAAGACGGAAGCCGCTGCGCCGGAGCCTGAACCGAAGCCCGAGGCCGCACCGGAGGCGGGCGGCGAGATCGTCGAAGTGGTCATGCCCAAGATGGGCGAGAGCATTACGGAGGGGACGGTGGTGGCGTGGTTGAAGCAGCCGGGAGATCGAGTGGAGGCGGACGAGCCGTTGCTGGAGATCGGTACGGACAAGGTAGACACGGAGGTGCCGTCGCCGGCTTCGGGGGTGCTCAAGGAGATACTGGTGCCGGAGGGCGAGACGGTGGCCGTCGGCACCGTCCTGGCCCGCATTGCGACGGGCGCTCCGGCCGCCGCCGTGCCGCAGCAGCCGGCTACGCAGCCGACCGCTGCACCGGAACCGAAGCCCGAACCCGCACCGACCCCTGCGCCGCAACCGGCGCCTGCAGGCGACGGCGCTCCGGCCGCCGGACCGATCCCGCGCCGGGGACCGGACGGCCGCTTCTACTCGCCGCTGGTGCGCTCCATTGCGGAAAAGGAAGGGCTGACGCCCGAAGAGCTGGCCGCCATCCCGGGCAGCGGGCGCGGTGGCCGCGTCACGAAACAGGACGTGCTCCAGTACCTGGAGCAGCGGCGGCAGCGCGTGCAGCAACCGGCCGCGCGTCCTGCCGAGCCCCGTCCGGCGGCGCCTCCGAAACCGGAGCGTCCCGCAGCGCCGCGTCCGGCCCCGCAGGTAGTGACGGGCACCCAGGAAGGCCGCGTCGAGATCATCGAGATGGATCGGATGCGGCAGCTCATCGCCGAGCACATGATCCGCTCGAAACGCACCTCGGCCCACGTGACTTCGTTTGCCGAGGTGGACGTGACGAACCTGGTGCGCGTGCGGGAGCGCAACAAGGAACGCTTCGAGCAGCGCGAGGGCGTCCGGTTGACCTATCTTCCCTTCTTCGTGCAGGCCGTCGTCGAGGCGCTGAAGGAGCATCCGCTGTTGAACGCTTCGGTCGAGGGCACCCGGATTATCGTCAAAAAAGATTACCACATCGGCATTGCCGTCGCGCTGGGCACGACGGGCCTGGTGGTGCCGGTCATTCGAGATGCCGGACAGAAGAACCTGGTCGGTCTGGCCCACGCCATCGCCGATCTGGTGCAGCGTGCCCGCAACAAGCAGCTGCAGCCCGACGAATTGCAGGGTGGCACCTTCACGATCACGAACGTGGGCTCGCTGGGCTCCCTGATGGGCACGCCCATCATCAATCAGCCCCAGGTGGCCATCCTGGCGACAGGGGCCATCAAGAAGCGGCCGGTGGTGATCGAGCACCCCGAACTCGGCGACGTGATCGCCATCCGCCACATGATGTATCTGTCGCTTTCCTACGACCATCGGATCATTGACGGGGCCATGGCGGCCTCCTTCCTGCGCAAGGTGACGGAAGGGCTCGAGTCGATCGATCCGAACCTGGAGCTGTAG
- a CDS encoding 3'(2'),5'-bisphosphate nucleotidase, translated as MDRMFTAEHEVALAAVREAAVLCRNIQAAIGPDVLEKKDRSPVTVADFGSQALICRRLAEAFPDDPVMAEEDSAALREPAQAALLERVVAEVRRLVPEATAEAVCAWIDRGNLTAYRPRFWTLDPIDGTKGFLRGDQYAIALALVVEGQVQVAALACPNLPLTPGTDAPRGVVFTAVRDEGALAWPLDGEGEPVRIQVSATADPAQARFCESFESAHSAHDAAAEVARRLGITLPPRRLDSQAKYAMVARGEADLYLRLPTRPGYVEKVWDHAAGALIVTEAGGRVTDIHGRPLRFDLGPTLAENRGVVVSNGRLHAAVLEAIAAVGVA; from the coding sequence ATGGATCGCATGTTCACGGCAGAACACGAGGTGGCGCTGGCGGCCGTACGTGAGGCGGCCGTGCTGTGCCGCAACATCCAGGCGGCCATCGGGCCCGATGTGCTGGAGAAAAAGGACCGGAGTCCGGTCACGGTGGCCGACTTCGGCAGCCAGGCGCTCATCTGCAGGCGGCTGGCCGAGGCGTTTCCGGACGATCCGGTCATGGCCGAAGAGGACAGCGCGGCGCTGCGAGAGCCCGCGCAGGCGGCGTTGCTGGAGCGCGTCGTGGCCGAGGTGCGGCGCCTGGTGCCCGAGGCCACGGCCGAAGCGGTATGCGCCTGGATCGACCGCGGCAACCTGACGGCCTATCGGCCGCGCTTCTGGACGCTGGACCCGATCGACGGCACGAAAGGCTTCCTGCGCGGCGACCAGTACGCCATTGCGCTGGCGCTCGTCGTGGAGGGACAGGTGCAGGTGGCCGCGCTGGCCTGTCCGAACCTGCCGCTTACGCCCGGAACGGACGCGCCCCGGGGCGTGGTCTTCACGGCCGTACGGGACGAAGGCGCGCTGGCCTGGCCGCTGGACGGAGAAGGGGAACCCGTACGCATTCAGGTGAGCGCGACGGCCGATCCCGCGCAGGCGCGCTTCTGCGAGTCGTTCGAGTCGGCGCACAGCGCGCACGACGCGGCGGCCGAGGTGGCCCGGCGGCTGGGCATCACGTTGCCACCCCGGCGACTCGACAGCCAGGCCAAGTACGCCATGGTGGCGCGGGGCGAGGCCGACCTGTACCTGCGGCTGCCCACGCGGCCCGGCTACGTCGAAAAGGTGTGGGACCACGCAGCCGGTGCGCTGATCGTAACCGAGGCGGGCGGGCGCGTGACGGACATCCACGGCCGGCCGCTGCGCTTCGACCTGGGGCCGACGCTGGCCGAAAACCGGGGCGTGGTGGTCTCCAACGGCCGGCTGCACGCGGCCGTGCTGGAAGCCATCGCGGCCGTCGGCGTCGCGTAG
- a CDS encoding TIGR01458 family HAD-type hydrolase: MPLPEALRNVRAFVFDLDGTLYQSEQALPGAVATVRALQQAGYAVCFATNTTSKSRRQLVEKLRRLGFEASADRVFSPPALAGAFLRAQGASAYLLVPEAALEDFAGVRLDDHHPDYVVVGDLGPAWTFEQLNHAFRLILEHGARLIGLGRTRYWQTDAGLQLDAGPFIAALEYATGREAMIFGKPDRRFFEQICAALALPPGQVAMVGDDIRTDVEAAMQARLRGVLVRTGKFRLSDLEGPVRPDAVVDSVADLRP; the protein is encoded by the coding sequence ATGCCATTGCCCGAAGCACTCCGGAACGTGCGCGCGTTCGTGTTCGACCTGGACGGCACGCTCTACCAGAGTGAGCAGGCGCTGCCCGGCGCCGTCGCGACCGTACGTGCGCTGCAACAGGCCGGCTACGCGGTGTGCTTCGCCACGAACACCACCTCGAAAAGCCGCCGCCAGCTCGTCGAAAAACTCCGGCGGCTGGGCTTCGAGGCGTCGGCCGACCGGGTGTTCAGCCCGCCCGCCCTGGCCGGTGCCTTCCTCCGCGCGCAGGGCGCCTCGGCCTACCTGCTGGTACCCGAGGCTGCACTGGAGGACTTCGCGGGCGTTCGGCTGGACGACCATCACCCGGACTATGTCGTGGTAGGCGACCTGGGACCGGCCTGGACCTTCGAGCAGCTCAACCATGCGTTTCGTCTGATTCTGGAACACGGGGCCCGTCTGATCGGCCTGGGCCGCACACGTTACTGGCAGACCGACGCCGGGCTTCAGCTCGATGCCGGACCGTTCATCGCCGCGCTCGAATATGCCACGGGGCGCGAGGCGATGATCTTCGGTAAGCCGGACCGGCGCTTCTTCGAGCAGATCTGCGCGGCGCTGGCGCTGCCGCCCGGGCAGGTGGCCATGGTCGGCGACGACATCCGCACCGACGTCGAGGCGGCCATGCAGGCGAGACTGCGCGGCGTACTCGTCCGCACCGGTAAGTTCCGCCTGTCTGACCTCGAAGGACCGGTGCGGCCCGACGCCGTGGTCGATTCGGTGGCCGATCTACGTCCGTAG